TTTGGCAACTCAGTCAATGGTTGAAATTTCAATTTATAACATCAAGGGCGAAAAGGTGATAGAATTTGTGAATGAACAATTTGAAGCGGGTTATCACTATTTGGGATGGAATGGTAGAGACGAACGGAATAATTTGCTTCCATCCGGAGTTTATCTCTATAAAATTTCTGCAGGTAATTATTCCGAAATCAACAAAATGATGCTCTTGCGTTAGTAGCTTCTTGGATATGAGCATTATTTCAATATCAATATCAAAATAAATGGAAAGAACAAGATGTTTATATTAGGACGAAGGATGAATTTATTCCCTGAAAGGGATAAATATAAAAGCATAAGGTTGCTCCGGCTGCCTTATGCAGTGAAATGTAAGGATTTATTTTCGCTGTTGGCGATGAATAAAAAAGATGAAAACTAATGCAATAATTTAGCAGTATAATTATTTGTAAAAATCCTAAAACTTGATTGCAAAACAACGTATTCAATTTTTTGGATAAAATTTAAAAAATTAAAGGAAATACAAAACTATGAAAAAATTTATTGTAAGTTTATTAATCTTAAGCTTATTAACCGCCTTTCTTTTTGCGGAGAAAGTTAAAATAGTCAAGAACATTTCACAACAAGTTATGGAATGTTCAAAATCCGATGAAATTTCTGCTGAACTGAATTTCTCATTAACAGAATACAACATTGAAACTGCTGATATAAAGGGTGAAATATTTTCCAAGATCACGCTTGAAAATGAAGGAAAATTTGCTCAGGAAGGTTTGCCCGAACTCCCCCGCATTTCACGATTATTAGTAATTCCGGATAAATGTTCTTTAACAGTAGAAATTTCTGAAATCAAATCGCGAACAATTGATGATATGCAAATCTATCCCCACCAACTTGATGAAGCAGAAATACAGCAAAACGGTTTTGCCTATAATGAAACATTTTATAACAAAAACGCAGTTTTCCCCAATAAAATTATTGAAGTGGGAGAACCCGCTATCATGCGTGATTTACGCATTGCAAATGTAACCGTAAATCCTTTCCAATATAATCCGAAAACAAAAAAATTAACTATAATCACAAATGCACATATAACTCTGAAATATCATGAGGGAACCGGAGAAAACCCCAAATTGCAAACTGACCAAAAGTTTTCGCGAGCCTTCGAACCAATATATAATTCAACGATTTTGAACTATAATCAAACACATCGCAATCTCGAGTATCAGCATGGTTCATATCTTTTTATTTATCCAAATAGCAGCACGGTTGAAACAAATCTTCAACCCTTGCTCGATTGGAAACGCCAAAAAGGTTTCGATGTGGTTGCAGCAAGCACCTCAGAAACAGGAACATCCACATATAGTATCAAAGATTACATACAGGATGCTTACGATAACTGGGAAAATCCACCGGAATTTATCTGCCTTGTAGGTGATGCCGGTGGTTCGTTCAATATTCCGACTAAAAGCTATAGCAATGGTTACGGTGATCAATATTATGTCCTTCTCGAGGGTAATGACATTCTTGCTGATGCGAATATCGGGCGATTATCCTTTAATACCTTAAATGAGTTGCAAACAATGGTATCAAAATCAATCAATTACGAAAAAAATCCGTATATGGGGAATCCAGACTGGTTTACAAAAGCGCTGCTGGTTGGAGATACTTCTCAATCGGGCCCGGCGTGCATTTCGATAAATAAATATATCAAGGAAATGATTGAAGCAAATGATCCCCAATTTGATTATGTTGAGATTTACTCCGGCGGTTTCGCGTATGGAATAAACAATGCAATAAATGCCGGCGTCAGTTATTTTAACTATCGAGGTTATATTGGTATGAGTGGCTGGGACACCGGTTATATATCTAGTTTGAGCAATGGCTGGATGTTGCCCTTCGGTGTTATTTCCACTTGTGGAACTGGAAATTTTGAAGGAACATATAATTGCAGAAGCGAATATTTTGCCAAAGTTGGTACACCCGCCACTCCAAAAGGTGCAATCGGAGCAGTGGGCACTGTTACCTCCTCAACCCATACATCTTTTAACAATACTCTTTGCGCCGGAATGTTTGAAGGAATATTTAACCAAAAAGTTTTTAGCATGGGCGGTTCTTTAAACATGGGAAAACTTAATGTTTACAATTGTTTTCCGGGAAATCCGTCAGATTGGGTTAATAAATTTTTATACTGGAATAATCTGATGGGCGACCCGGGGCTGGAACTCTGGACTGATGTTCCCCAAAATTTCAACATCGAATTCCCTGAAGAAATATATGCAGGAACAAATTACCTGGAAGTAGAAATTCTTGATGAAAATAATCAGCCTATTACCGATGCGTTAGTTTGTATTCTTCAAGAAGATGATGAAATTTTTGCGAGAGAATATACGGATGCTCAAGGAAAAGTATATCTTCAGGTAAATGCAAACACAACAGGAGATGCAGTAGTAACCGTAACAAAACATAATTTTAAACCGTTTGTGCAAGAATTTGAAATAGTTCAAGCGATGAATTTTGCTCAAATTTCGTCCTATTCCATAAATGAAGATGAAATCAATCCCGGTGAAGATATCCAATTGGACTTTGAATTGGAAAATCTTGGCACTCTGCAACTACAAGGAGTAAATGCGGAAATTTTCTCTACAAGTGAATGGGTGGAGATTACTCAATCGCAAAGTAATTTTGGGAATATTGCCACGGGTAGTTCCGCTTCAAATTTGACCCCGTTTACTTTTACTGTGGATGAAAATTGCCCCGGAGGTGCGGATATTCAATTTGAAGTTCAAATAGCAGATGATGCAAGTAACACTTGGCAAGATGAATTGATCTTAATGGTTTATTCACCCATATTTTATGTGCAAAGTTACGAAGTTTTTGATGGAAATGATGGTATTTTAGATCCTGGAGAAACTGCTAACTTTCAGATAACATTAGAAAATATCAGCACGGTTGATGCAGAAAATTTGGCAGCAGTCTTAATCTCCTCTGATGATGATCTGGAAGTGCAAGATAATAGCGGCTATTTCGGAAATATCCCCGCAGGAGGAACTGCAACCAACACTTCGGATGAATTTGTGCTTTACGCAAATTCCACGGTTCTGCCCGGCACTCAAATCAATATGGAATTGCATTTGTTTAATTCAGCCGGCTATAATGCGACTATTTATTTCAATTTTTCAGTCGGAGAAGTTAGTGAGGGCGATCCCATCGGTCCCGATGCTTATGGATATTATTGTTATGACAGTGGCGACACGCAGTATCCTCAAGCCCCTGTCTATAACTGGGTTGAGATTGCTCCGGCAGCCGGTGGAACGGGTACGCTTCTATCTCTTTATAATGGAGGTAATGACGGTGATGTGGAATCCATTTCACTGGCAAGTGAATTCACTTTTCGCATGTATGGAGAAACGTATTCAGATATTTCAGTTTGTACAAACGGATGGATAGCCGGAGGAATAACAGAGCAAACCAGCTTTATGAATACTCCGATTCCAGGACCTCTCGGTCCAAATCCCATGATCGCTCCTTTCTGGGATGATTTGAGAACTCCGGGCGGCCAGATTTGCTATTATTTTGATTCGGAAAATCATACTTTTATCGTTGAGTGGTACAATTTAGCCAATGACTTTCTTCCCTCCTACCACGAAACTTTTCAGGTAATATTGTACGATGCAAATTATTATCCCACTACCATAGGAGATAGCCCAATTTTATTTCAATATGAAGAAATTCATGATGTTGATAGCGGCGATTATACCAGTTATCACATTCTTCACGGTGAATATTCAACAGTTGGGATAGAAGATCCAACCGGACTTATCGGATTACAATATGTTTTTTGTCAGGAATATCCTATAGCAGCTATGGAACTGGAAAATGAAATGGCGATCCTTTTTTCCGGTGCTCCGGTTGAAAGTATAGAGCCATACATCGTTCTCGGTGGTGTTGTTGTTAATGACGAGAACGGGAATGGATTAGTAGATTATGGTGAAGAAGTAGATTTGGATATTATGCTAAATAATCTTGGCGAAAATCCGGCAACATCTGCTTCCGCAATTGTTTCTTCTCAGGATGAATTTATAACTGTTATTCAAAATGAAGCAAATTATAATATTATTCCGGGAGAAGGCTCACAAACAAACCAAACTGCTTTTAGCATTCTTGTTGCAGAAGATTGTGAGGACGGGCATAATGCAGCTTTCACGATAAATGTTACAAGCAGCGAAGATGATTGGGAATTGTATTTTAATTTGGAACTGAACGCTCCTGTTATTAATCTGTCATCCATCTTTGTGAACGATGGAAACAACAACATCTTAGACCCGGGAGAAACCGCAGAGATTTATTTATATTTTCAAAATGATGGTGGAGCAGCAGGATATGAGATTGAATCCTCTATTTCAACTTCCGATCCCTACATCACTATAAATTCCTCAGATTATTCTATCGGTGAAATTGGACCCGACAACATTTCTGTTGGAATTTTTGAAGTAACAGCAGCTGCAAATGCGCCCATCGGTCATAATGCAACTTTTAATTGGAATCTTGCCGGTGCTCTTTCCTATGAAACCGAGGGAGAATTTTTCCTATCCATTTCGCAGGTTCCTATCCAAATTGATGAGCATTTTAATTCTTTTCCCCCTGACGGTTGGGAAGTAACCTCCACATCCGGGCAAATAAACTGGTCCGGAAGCAGCAGTAATACTGCCGGAGGTAATTCACCTGAGGCAAAATTCTATTGGAACCCTTCCACGACTGCGATTCAGCGATTACAAATTCAACCGATAAATACAGTAGGCTCAAGCACTTTAGAAATCCAATTCAAACACTCAATTAATGACTATAA
This DNA window, taken from Candidatus Cloacimonadota bacterium, encodes the following:
- a CDS encoding C25 family cysteine peptidase, giving the protein MKKFIVSLLILSLLTAFLFAEKVKIVKNISQQVMECSKSDEISAELNFSLTEYNIETADIKGEIFSKITLENEGKFAQEGLPELPRISRLLVIPDKCSLTVEISEIKSRTIDDMQIYPHQLDEAEIQQNGFAYNETFYNKNAVFPNKIIEVGEPAIMRDLRIANVTVNPFQYNPKTKKLTIITNAHITLKYHEGTGENPKLQTDQKFSRAFEPIYNSTILNYNQTHRNLEYQHGSYLFIYPNSSTVETNLQPLLDWKRQKGFDVVAASTSETGTSTYSIKDYIQDAYDNWENPPEFICLVGDAGGSFNIPTKSYSNGYGDQYYVLLEGNDILADANIGRLSFNTLNELQTMVSKSINYEKNPYMGNPDWFTKALLVGDTSQSGPACISINKYIKEMIEANDPQFDYVEIYSGGFAYGINNAINAGVSYFNYRGYIGMSGWDTGYISSLSNGWMLPFGVISTCGTGNFEGTYNCRSEYFAKVGTPATPKGAIGAVGTVTSSTHTSFNNTLCAGMFEGIFNQKVFSMGGSLNMGKLNVYNCFPGNPSDWVNKFLYWNNLMGDPGLELWTDVPQNFNIEFPEEIYAGTNYLEVEILDENNQPITDALVCILQEDDEIFAREYTDAQGKVYLQVNANTTGDAVVTVTKHNFKPFVQEFEIVQAMNFAQISSYSINEDEINPGEDIQLDFELENLGTLQLQGVNAEIFSTSEWVEITQSQSNFGNIATGSSASNLTPFTFTVDENCPGGADIQFEVQIADDASNTWQDELILMVYSPIFYVQSYEVFDGNDGILDPGETANFQITLENISTVDAENLAAVLISSDDDLEVQDNSGYFGNIPAGGTATNTSDEFVLYANSTVLPGTQINMELHLFNSAGYNATIYFNFSVGEVSEGDPIGPDAYGYYCYDSGDTQYPQAPVYNWVEIAPAAGGTGTLLSLYNGGNDGDVESISLASEFTFRMYGETYSDISVCTNGWIAGGITEQTSFMNTPIPGPLGPNPMIAPFWDDLRTPGGQICYYFDSENHTFIVEWYNLANDFLPSYHETFQVILYDANYYPTTIGDSPILFQYEEIHDVDSGDYTSYHILHGEYSTVGIEDPTGLIGLQYVFCQEYPIAAMELENEMAILFSGAPVESIEPYIVLGGVVVNDENGNGLVDYGEEVDLDIMLNNLGENPATSASAIVSSQDEFITVIQNEANYNIIPGEGSQTNQTAFSILVAEDCEDGHNAAFTINVTSSEDDWELYFNLELNAPVINLSSIFVNDGNNNILDPGETAEIYLYFQNDGGAAGYEIESSISTSDPYITINSSDYSIGEIGPDNISVGIFEVTAAANAPIGHNATFNWNLAGALSYETEGEFFLSISQVPIQIDEHFNSFPPDGWEVTSTSGQINWSGSSSNTAGGNSPEAKFYWNPSTTAIQRLQIQPINTVGSSTLEIQFKHSINDYNGGYTLRLETTSDGNTWNTVTTFPSTNLPATTENITISTSDVGSSTFQFAFTFDGNSYNINDWYIDDVLMENGNPQNMGFIAGNVNLIGGSGNVEEVTILADTQIAHPNEDGDYVLPLVPDSYDVKASLYGYESIIVTDIDVFANQTTNCNFELELLGIPANLTSSVSTNDVTLEWDAPNDLSDEFLPSVLKDGNKNLRSNKQKPSETNRSLTGYNIYRNNNLIYEINSPTITDYTDEFIAAGEHSYFVTATYTDEDESFPSNSEAVTITLAPPINLTGSSQFPD